Proteins co-encoded in one bacterium genomic window:
- a CDS encoding ABC transporter ATP-binding protein/permease, which translates to MKNRLLLFRVLSYMLPYKKAILMAFGSAFLSGFLAAAALLPMIPVIEMVLDPETAEAREEQYEASRKHDESILKEKRAHAEDTAKNAVESFKERFAFIEDAEIWLSARKDKGREEIQEFLIDHRENAINWIVAFILIATVFKSFLEYQAKYNITKVIYCALQKLKVDLYASCLELDMSALQVRTSGNLIARLSSDVGQVRQIMQSSLTQSIMVPFQIVFLLIVLLIINAKITLITIVAVPLIVVPIALVGKALRRMSKADAEEDAYLIDVMQETIQGMQIVKAFNTERHERKRFKRVSKEQLKRQIRRMRLRLASGPVVDILTTAAMGVVLILGGYLVMKKETMNAAEFIVYLVALTRFYKPLKGLSSGYVKIQRGLASADRIYEIIDATPDVVQKPDAIELPKISENIEFDDVSFAYTQTRDLVLRDITLKIPKGKVYALVGASGSGKSTMVRLLPRFYDPTKGSIRIDGHDLRDVTFRSLREQIAIVTQETILFDTTIFYNIAYGRRDATMEEVQAAAEAANAHQFISELPDGYDTRIGERGGQLSGGQRQRVAIARALLRNAPILVLDEATSALDNESEALVQEALDRLMKDRTVIVIAHRLSTVRNADRLVVMEEGRIVETGTHEELLARGGRYADLCRTELTRDQQNQAALEAELAAGEKD; encoded by the coding sequence GTGAAGAACAGGCTCCTTCTGTTCCGCGTCTTGAGCTACATGCTTCCCTACAAGAAGGCCATTCTGATGGCTTTTGGATCGGCCTTCCTGTCCGGGTTCCTCGCCGCGGCGGCGCTGCTCCCGATGATTCCGGTGATTGAAATGGTTCTCGATCCCGAGACGGCCGAGGCGCGCGAGGAGCAGTACGAAGCATCCAGAAAGCACGACGAGAGCATCCTGAAAGAAAAGCGCGCCCACGCCGAGGACACTGCAAAGAATGCCGTTGAATCCTTCAAGGAACGATTCGCGTTCATTGAGGACGCCGAAATTTGGCTCTCTGCGCGAAAAGACAAGGGACGCGAGGAAATCCAGGAGTTCCTGATCGATCACCGCGAAAACGCAATCAACTGGATCGTTGCATTCATTCTGATCGCAACAGTCTTCAAGTCCTTCTTGGAGTATCAGGCAAAATACAACATCACGAAGGTCATCTACTGCGCACTTCAAAAACTGAAGGTGGACCTGTACGCGAGCTGTCTCGAATTGGATATGTCCGCGCTCCAGGTGCGCACTTCCGGCAACCTGATCGCGCGCCTCAGCAGCGACGTGGGGCAGGTTCGCCAGATCATGCAGTCGTCATTGACTCAATCGATCATGGTTCCGTTCCAGATCGTCTTCCTGCTGATCGTCCTGCTGATCATCAATGCGAAGATCACGCTGATTACAATCGTGGCCGTCCCCCTGATCGTCGTGCCGATCGCGCTCGTTGGCAAGGCCCTTCGCCGCATGAGCAAGGCCGACGCGGAGGAGGACGCCTACCTGATCGACGTGATGCAGGAGACGATCCAGGGAATGCAGATCGTCAAGGCCTTCAACACGGAACGCCACGAACGGAAACGCTTCAAGCGCGTCTCGAAGGAGCAACTCAAGCGCCAGATCCGCCGCATGCGTCTTCGCCTCGCGTCGGGCCCGGTCGTCGATATCCTCACGACCGCCGCGATGGGCGTGGTCCTGATCCTCGGCGGATACCTCGTCATGAAGAAGGAAACGATGAATGCCGCCGAGTTCATCGTCTACCTCGTCGCGCTGACCCGCTTCTACAAGCCGCTCAAGGGCCTCTCGAGCGGATACGTCAAAATCCAGCGCGGCCTCGCGAGCGCCGACCGCATTTACGAGATCATTGATGCCACGCCGGACGTGGTTCAGAAGCCGGACGCCATCGAACTGCCGAAGATCTCCGAGAACATCGAGTTCGATGACGTCTCGTTTGCCTACACGCAGACACGCGATCTTGTCTTGCGCGATATCACCCTGAAGATCCCGAAGGGGAAGGTCTACGCTCTCGTCGGCGCGTCGGGATCCGGCAAGTCGACCATGGTTCGGCTGCTGCCTCGATTCTACGATCCGACAAAGGGCTCGATCCGTATCGACGGACACGATCTGCGCGATGTGACCTTCCGCAGCCTCCGCGAGCAGATCGCTATCGTGACGCAGGAAACCATCCTGTTCGACACGACGATTTTCTATAACATTGCCTACGGCCGACGCGATGCGACGATGGAAGAGGTCCAGGCTGCTGCCGAAGCGGCCAATGCCCACCAGTTCATCTCTGAATTGCCCGACGGCTACGACACGCGGATCGGCGAGCGCGGTGGCCAATTGTCCGGCGGCCAAAGGCAGCGCGTCGCCATTGCCCGAGCCCTGCTGCGGAACGCCCCGATTCTCGTTCTCGATGAAGCGACCAGCGCGCTCGACAACGAGAGCGAGGCGCTCGTGCAGGAAGCGCTCGACCGCCTGATGAAGGATCGCACCGTGATCGTCATCGCCCACCGGCTCTCGACCGTTCGAAACGCGGATAGACTGGTGGTGATGGAAGAAGGCCGGATCGTCGAGACCGGCACCCACGAAGAACTCCTTGCCCGCGGCGGGCGCTACGCCGACCTTTGTAGAACCGAACTGACGCGAGACCAGCAGAACCAGGCCGCCCTCGAAGCCGAGCTTGCCGCCGGCGAGAAAGACTGA